Genomic segment of Staphylococcus muscae:
ATAATGAAGACAGCATTATAGGGGGGATGTCGATGTATATTCCAAAATATTATCAGATGCACGACTATGCAGAAGTAAAGCGTTTTATGAAGACGTATCCATTCGTTACGATGGTGACGGTGAATGAAGGGCAACCGATTGCATCACATATTCCAGTGATGTTGGAAGAACGTGAAGAAGCATTATTTTTAGTAGGGCACCTGGCAAAAGGCAATGCTCAAATTCAAACATTAAATAACAATAATCAAGTACTCGTGATTTTTCATGGACCACATGATTATGTTTCATCTTCGTGGTATGAAACAGAAGATGTACCGACATGGGACTATCAAAGTGTCCAT
This window contains:
- a CDS encoding FMN-binding negative transcriptional regulator — translated: MYIPKYYQMHDYAEVKRFMKTYPFVTMVTVNEGQPIASHIPVMLEEREEALFLVGHLAKGNAQIQTLNNNNQVLVIFHGPHDYVSSSWYETEDVPTWDYQSVHIYGSSRIQSHDELIQALEKLLDDYEGHRENGATWERLSEQTKKQIHGIEGFEVKVTEIEAAYKLSQTRSENDKNHIVEQLRKIGNDNAITLAQEIKKYGL